Part of the Armatimonadota bacterium genome, TGGCGCCGGTGCTGCAGCAACTGGACGTCGCCTGGTCGCACGACGTCTCGGTCAACGACTGCTTCAAACCGATCTCCCGCTACTGGGACCGGATCAACCGGCCCGACCAGCTCCCGGTGGCGCTCATGGAGGCGATGCGGGTGCTGACCTCTCCGGCGGACACGGGCGCGGTCACCCTGGCGCTGCCCCAAGACGTGCAGGCGGAGGCCTGGAACTACCCCGAGGCCCTGTTCGCCGACCGCGTCTGGACGATCCCCCGGCCGCGCGCCGACCGGGCCGCCGTGCAGACCGCCGCAGCCTGGATCCGGCAGGCGACGGCGCCGCTCCTGATCGCCGGTGGCGGCGTCCTCTACAGCGAGGCCACGGCGGCCCTGGACCGCTTCGCGCGCCAGACCGGCATCCCGGTGGGCGTGACGCAGGCGGGCAAGAGCGCCCTGCCCGACGACCACCCGCAGCACGTGGGCGGCGTCGGGGTCACGGGGACGGCGGCGGCCAACCGGCTGGCACGCGAGGCCGACCTGATCCTGGCCGTGGGCACGCGCCTGGGTGACTTCACCACCGCCTCCAAGACCGCCTTCCAGCACCCGGCCGTGCGGTTCGTCGCCATCAACGTCGCAGCCCCCGAAGCCCACCGCCACGCCGCGCTGGCCCTGGTGGGCGACGCGCGGGTCACGCTGGAGGAGCTGGGTGAGGCGCTGGCCGGGTACCGGGTCAGTACCGCGTATGCCGATCGCGTCGCCCAGCTGCGCGCCGCATGGGCGGACGAGGTCGCACGCCTCACCGCACCGCAGGGAGGGCCGCGCCTGCGCCAGGCCGAGGTGATCGGCGTGGTGAACGCGTTCGCCCGGCCGCGCGACGTGGTGGTCTGCGCCGCGGGGAGCCTGCCCGGCGACCTGCACAAGCTCTGGCGCGCCGGGGACCCGGGCTCGTACCACGTGGAGTACGGCTACTCGTGCATGGGGTACGAGATCCCCGGCGGCTTGGGCGTCCGGCTGGCCGACCCGTCGCGCGACGTGTACGTCATGGTCGGGGACGGCTCCTACCTCATGATGCCCTCGGAGCTCGTCACGGCCGTGCAGGAAGGCATCAAGGTGACGATCGTGCTGCTGGACAACCACGGGTTCGCGAGCATCAAGGGGCT contains:
- the iolD gene encoding 3D-(3,5/4)-trihydroxycyclohexane-1,2-dione acylhydrolase (decyclizing); this translates as MRTRRLTMAQALVTFLAHQYTERDGRRQRFFAGVWGIFGHGNVAGIGEALQHQTALRYYQARNEQAMVHAAVAFAKASNRLRAFACTTSIGPGATNMVTAAAGATINRLPVLLLPGDIFARRTVAPVLQQLDVAWSHDVSVNDCFKPISRYWDRINRPDQLPVALMEAMRVLTSPADTGAVTLALPQDVQAEAWNYPEALFADRVWTIPRPRADRAAVQTAAAWIRQATAPLLIAGGGVLYSEATAALDRFARQTGIPVGVTQAGKSALPDDHPQHVGGVGVTGTAAANRLAREADLILAVGTRLGDFTTASKTAFQHPAVRFVAINVAAPEAHRHAALALVGDARVTLEELGEALAGYRVSTAYADRVAQLRAAWADEVARLTAPQGGPRLRQAEVIGVVNAFARPRDVVVCAAGSLPGDLHKLWRAGDPGSYHVEYGYSCMGYEIPGGLGVRLADPSRDVYVMVGDGSYLMMPSELVTAVQEGIKVTIVLLDNHGFASIKGLSMAVGSEGFGTEYRYRNPATGQLDGAVLPVDLAANAASLGARAIRVATREALADALEEARREVRPTVIVVEVELDDRLPAYDAWWDVPVAEVSSSARVREARAAYEEGRRRERFFL